In Kogia breviceps isolate mKogBre1 chromosome 7, mKogBre1 haplotype 1, whole genome shotgun sequence, a single window of DNA contains:
- the LOC131760486 gene encoding LOW QUALITY PROTEIN: olfactory receptor 5B12-like (The sequence of the model RefSeq protein was modified relative to this genomic sequence to represent the inferred CDS: inserted 5 bases in 3 codons): protein MTPMENGTKVTEFIFVGITDAPELQISLFLVFTLVYIITLVGNLGVITLTQLDPRLHTPMFFFLSHLSLVDFGYSTAVTPKVXFLIGDEVISYNAYAAQFFFFTVFLIVETFLLASMTYDHHAAVCKPLHYTNIMTTRVCAWVVIGSYVLGFLEASMHTWKIFSLSFCRSNVIDHXFCDGTAVLALSRSDSIRSDMVIFALMGFNIIFSVLVMLIPYVFIFVPILRMHSSEGHQKAFSTCASHLAAVSNFCGTGALQPSSRHSTDTDKMATVFYAIVFPMLNPXLRNTEVKMAVKKTRGKAKSSIRFTF, encoded by the exons ATGACCCCCATGGAGAACGGTACAAAGGTGACTGAATTCATTTTTGTTGGTATAACTGATGCCCCAGAACTGCAGATCTCCCTCTTTCTAGTGTTCACTCTCGTCTACATCATCACTCTGGTTGGGAACTTGGGGGTTATCACGTTGACCCAGCTGGACCCTCGTCTCCACACTCccatgttcttcttcctcagtcacCTCTCTCTGGTGGACTTTGGTTACTCCACAGCTGTCACTCCCAAAGT TTTCCTCATAGGAGATGAGGTCATTTCCTACAATGCATATgctgctcagtttttcttttttacagtctTTCTCATTGTGGAAACATTTCTCTTGGCCTCAATGACCTATGACCATCATGCAGCAGTATGTAAACCACTACATTACACCAACATCATGACAACAAGGGTGTGTGCATGGGTGGTCATTGGTTCCTATGTCCTTGGATTTCTGGAGGCCTCTATGCACACTTGGAAGATATTCAGTCTCTCTTTCTGCAGATCCAATGTGATTGATC TTTTCTGTGATGGTACTGCTGTCCTGGCTCTCTCACGCTCAGACAGCATCAGAAGTGACATGGTGATTTTTGCTTTGATGGGCTTCAATATCATCTTTTCTGTCCTGGTTATGTTGATCCCTTACGTGTTTATATTTGTCCCCATTCTGAGGATGCACTCATCTGAAGGACATCAGAAGGCCTTTTCCACCTGTGCTTCTCACCTCGCTGCCGTGTCCAACTTCTGTGGGACAGGTGCCTTACAGCCCAGTTCCCGCCATTCCACGGACACAGACAAAATGGCAACTGTGTTCTATGCTATAGTCTTTCCTATGCTGAATCC CCTGAGGAACACAGAGGTAAAGATGGCCGTTAAAAAAACTAGAGGGAAGGCAAAGTCTTCTATAAGattcacattttaa